From the Hordeum vulgare subsp. vulgare chromosome 1H, MorexV3_pseudomolecules_assembly, whole genome shotgun sequence genome, the window gtcgaggaggaggaggccgtcgcAGCTCGCGGCCTGGATGCTTACGGCGGCCAAGTCCATGACGTCAGCCAAGTGGGCGGGGACGGAGAGCTGGGAAACGCAGGGCGGCTCGTGGAGGTCCAAGGACGGGCGCGCGCCCGGCGACGGCGCGCCCAGCGGCGCCATCCTGTAGGTCAGGGCCCAGGGAGGGCGCGAGGACGCAGTGCAAAGGGAGCGTCGGAGGGGCgccgcgacggcgacggcgaggcgtcGGAGCATTTTGCTTCCGGGGGTGAAGATGGTtagatcggggggggggggggggggggttgcgcaGCCTTGTCCTGGCCGTGACGCGAGAGGTCTGTGGCGCCGTGGTGGGCGGATGCAGATGGTACGGGGAAGGGAAAAGTAGGGGGGCGGTGCATATGGACTCGGTCCATGCATCTCTGACAGAAGGGTGGTCCCACGTAGCCCATGGTCTCGCAGGTAAGGCAACAAAAGAAGGTGAGTTCGAACTTCCGAGTCCAATCTTTCATGAACTCCTGTTTCAGATCGGGAAATGTTTCCCGACTAGGCCGGTCCCCTCGTTCGCCTCTCTACGTGGAAACGATTGGGGCAGGGGGGCAGATGCGTTGCGCCTCAAAGGTTGCGTTGCGTGGACCGGTTATGTTTGCAttttttgctttattattacACAAATCAGCATTGGAAATTTTTGCTATAATTGATGTCACGACGTGTTACAACCAGTCTTTTCGAATTGCTGCATAGGTTAGGATGATGTTGggcagggccggtcctgagatttTAGGGGCCCGGGACGAAACTAGAATACTAGGCCCTCATTTTTTTTATATAAACTTAATAATGTTGGtgctaataaaaataattaaaaatataCTTCTCTGAACGGTGTGGTCTCCTCTCGACGTGGTTGTGCGGAGGGAGGTGAGGGAGTGTTTCGAGTAAAGATGCACAAATAACAAACAGTGAGCACATACATCCAGTTAAGGTTGTGATCCATAGACAAACCTATCTGTGATTGAATGATGAGGAGGACAGTGGTATCCATCAGGGTTCAAGTTCGAAACTTACGCTTGCATTTTCCTAAACTAAGTAAATCTTAAGATGATGTGCCGGCTCAATCTTTTAAAGGTGCTCATAGAAATAGGGTGTGTGCTTGTGCATTTATAAGAATGAGTGTGTGCTCGTGTATGTAAGCAACTTTGATTGTACTCTGATAAAAAAAAGGTGTGATCCATAGAATATCAAGCCAGATTGTCTTTATTATCTAGTGAATCCAATGTGATCGGGCCTTATAGTGaaagacaaaataaaaaaattacaCGCGAAACTGATAGCAAGAAGTGAAATCTATGTGACATAAAATATATAATCAAAGATTCAAAAAACATATAATCAGCATAACTAGTAGAATACTATTGATTTATTTTTTGAGTCAAAACATATACTATAAATTGATAGTGTACAAAGTAGCAAAGTCAAGTGTATTCACTGGGTCTTCTCTGCTTCATTATAGCCAAATGAAAATTAACCTTTCAGACATAATTAGAGATTCAAAAAACGCATTGAAGTCATCAACTAGTTACAGGCCGTGCATGCCCCTCCTCACGCCACCACACTACGCGCGTTGGTACAACAGTTTAGCCCAACAACCACTTAACCATCGATAAGGAAAAAAGGCCCACGGCCCAGTTCGCTAAACAGAGAAAAACGGCTCGGCTTTCATCTTCCTTGTGTAGATGCAGAAAAGCTTCAGGTCTTCTAATGGTTACTCCAGCGGTTCCTCACACATACCTGGGAGTCTGGGACTGGGATGGGGGCCCCTTAGATTTCGAGGGCCCGGGGCGGCCGCCatgctcgcccccccccccccctcagggcCGGGCCTGGTGTTGGAAGGAGAGCGGATGGCGGACGGCGGTTGTCATGTGTTTTGCTGCATTGGTTTTTTTGCTGAAACCAGCAATTATTCTTTCTACAACCGTGTTATTTTTGTTGTAATCATGCTAGCTTTTGCTACAACCGAGGTAACAATTTACTGGAACTGACGTTTTGTTCTGTTACAAGACATAGCCGGCATCAATTGTTTGCTACAACCATGCTAGCTTTTGCTACAATCGGCACTTCATTTTGCTACAACGCACCACGGACGTCGACAGTTCGAGGACGACGACGCTGCTCGAACCCACACTTCCCTACTACAAACACCGTTTATTGCTACAATCTGCATCTCATTTCGCTACAACCACGTTAAGTTTTTGTTACAACACATCGCCGGTGTCGATTTCTTGCTACAACGACGCCCGCTTTTTGCTACAACTCATATTTTATTTTGCTACCACACATCATCAGCATCGTTATTTTGCTACAACCACGCTTTTGCTGCATTTATGACCGAATTTTGCTACAACCGCAGCTTGTTTTTGCTACCATCGATGATTTTTTGCTACATGGTTCGATCTGACGGCTCGTGCATGACCAGCGCCCAGCACTCCCCTTACAGATTTCTTCCCCACAGAACTCCAGTTTCAAAATATTGTGCACCTGGGCCATCTACGAGTTCAAAGAAGCCCATGTGCTGTACACGCTGCCTATATGCCAATTCTGCAACGCATCGGACAGTGGGCCCCGTCAGATAGAGTGACACGATGCATGCAAGATGCAACATGCCAACATATACAGGACTCATTGAGAGAATAAGTTCTCACAAAAAAAAGGACTTAAACTTCCGCGCGAAGATTCTGGAGATTTTACCAGtagcatagcagtatcaggcaatcaCGACCATACAGGTGTGAGGTGTTCATACAGCAGCGTCACGCTGTCGGTCACTGTCTCGTGCCAAGTTATTTTTTAGGACCTTTACAAACCACACACATATTCGGAAGCTAGTGTTTAAAGGCAAGCTGTGGAGTTCGATAGGATCAACATCAGATAGCTAACCGTAAAATAGGACAAGGCGTTTAGTAGAGATACGTTGGCGCTGATCGACTAAGACAAGGCGTTTCCCATGTTTTTCCCGAATGGAGAAGATGGCAGTCTGCTGCCGATGAGATCACGCAGCTCAAACTCGCTAGGGAACCTCTGTTCGGCTAACTTCGAGAAAACCTGGGAAGGTGGAAGCAAGTTTCAGTCAGCAAGAAATGCATACGTGTATTACTGCTCAAGTCATGATGGTAAAGCAAGCCTTATCCATGTACCAGTTTTTCTAGGAAGAGAAACAGAACGTCATGAGAAAAAAAAACATCTCTGTGATAACACAGCAAGGCAAAAGGGTGATTTTTGTTTGTGGAAGCAATCTTTTAATATGATGAACTTGTAGTCAAAATAAGTGGGTGGAAAGGTAATTTATGTGTTAACAAAAGTGAAAGAGAAAGGGCGCACACTAGAATCACATGAATCCTAATTTATGATGGTAACATGCAGGAAAGCAATTGATGTGTTAAGAAATGAAAGAGAAGGGGGTGTCTGATATAGGAAACATACCAAATCTCCATTGCAGTAAACTTCAAAGGCACCAGAACTTTGTAGGAAAGACTGGGCAAAATTGCCAAATAgccaaattgtcgccatcgttccAAATCTATTGGCACGTAGCGAGTAAAACAATGGAGGTGGAGTAATGCCAAGTCTGGGGAAAATCTGGTCACCAGCCATTATTGTTGCAATGGCTCCAACTTGAATAACTGGCATGATTTTGCTCAGTACCCGCTTGGGGAAGGCTGGCGGATAATTATGCAAGAAAACATTAATGCCAGGAAATGATGTTTCCAGCATGCGCTTCATGGTCATTGCATTTCCCCTGCAAAATGGAACTCAACGTTTTCAGTCTAACCTGTAGGTGCAAAGCaaaacatatactccctccgtcccataatataagacatttttgcAAGCTAACATAGCTTGCAAAAaagtcttatattatgggacgggggGAGTAATTTAGATGATATAGGATGAAATATGCTGGCATCGCATACTAACTTTAGCCCTGTGTCATTCGATGCGATTTTCAAGTAAGGTCGGGAACTCAAGATAAGGAAACAAGTTCAAGCAAAGCACAGAGATTGAATAGGTAAATAAAATATACAgttgctattgtttctttctgTTAACTCAATTGcaataaaaacaaaatagttAACTGATACTAGGAATTACTCAAGATTCATGTTTAGAAGTCTTAGATCCATACCACGATTTAGTAATTGCTAACTAGAGCTAGTTATTTCATATTTCACTTCACCGCATGATGTaaggaagaaaagaaaagaaaagaaactcTTTCCCATTTTATACTCGTCGTGTTGTAGTGGTGCTCACAACTGCAGGTCATATAATGAAGGCCAAAAGAGTGTAAAATAGCAGAGCTAGCTCAGTTGTTCCAACAATGCTCTGGTACACTGACACAGGAGTGCTAATGGAGAGCCAGCTCAGTTGTGTCAAAATTCAAGTTCAGACAGTGGTAGACACATCGTATGTTAAGAGTTGCTAGTGGTAAACGCCTTACTCTGAATGTGAATAAAGTTTATATAACCCAGCTACCCAGTGCACAGCGCAAATATTCAATATTCACTATTAGCTAAATAGGTGTCTTCCATAAAGGAAGGTCGCACATATCATGCCTGCTGTTGCTGGTGTGGCCATACGAATCCACCAACTAGGCCATCCCAGACCCTCCAAACCCTCCATGAACCTCTAAGTAACGGGGGGCCTTCCAGCATCGACACGTCATTTGCAAGAGAGTGGGCACTTACGACAGTTGAAACACGCTACAACATGTGTCTCCTCATTCCTACAACCTCGTAGTGGGGTAGCCAAGGAGTCAAGGACAGTGTAACTAGATGAAAGAAAATGTGGTAATAGGCTGATAGATAGAATTTGGGAAGGGTGGGTTGCTGTAAACGAAAtgaagcaaaaataaaatatataagtgaactgAATAAAGGGAAACAAGGGGAACATGGCACAGCAACCATCATGGCATTGTTCTCTTAAATAAAGTTGGTAAACCCTTTCTGAGTTTCCTTGGGCACACATGCCAAAGAAAATAAGCTAAAGTAAGAATGACATTTTTAGAACGTCTTAGTACTTTGTAACAGAATGACACTAGCGTAGAATTTTTGGAGTGCTATTGATGTACTTTTCAAACTCTGCAGTAGCATGGGCCCAATCTTCCTAGAAACTAAATATGATCTGTGTACCTACCATTCTAATTGTGTATTCCTAACGTTATAATTAATGAATGGCAGCATACAAAATCAGTAAGGGTGTTGGAACTTGAAAAATCGATAGTCTAAAGAACATGCTTTTTTTTGTGAAAGAAGTCTACAGAACATGCTGTCACAGCAATTTTCAAGATGTGCCATGTAGTTTACATAAAGCGTGTTTAACACCAAGGTAAAGGGGTAAGAACAATACAGCAAATCCTACCGACCTACGACTGGAGAAGATGTCGTGTCGTTCATTATCACTTGCTAGAGACAAGAGAAGCTAGAACAGGAACTGCTCGAGACGGATAGTATCCAACAATCATCAAGTTAAATCTCAGCTGACCTGAAGCTACAAACATTTTAAGCAAATGCATATGCTTACTGTCAGCTTATATTAAATGAATAATGTGtgctctcaacattgccacccaTAGCTGAACTCAACCTTCACTGTGCAAACCAGATGAAGGCAAGGATATGGCATCATGCTTACAATGTTATCATCATTAATAGTCTAGACTAAACAAAGAGTTGAAGACTAAAGTAGAACTCAAACAAGTGTGAATATCAATTTTCCTTTGGCACGTTATATGAAACAGATAGCCAGCTGGTGTGGGGCAGATTAAGAAGTGGAAGGGTCCAGCAAAATGCAGCTCATGTGGTTTGGAAGAGGAAGTGAACCACATCTTGTTTAGCCTTTTGCTTGCCGACTAAGTCTGGATCAGCACCAAAGTTGATTACGTATTTTCTTCTTTTCAAGACTCTAGCCGTGTCAGTTCTTTTGTGGGTCAGTTCTGGGCCTTTTTGTGTTAGCTGTAAAATCAGAGCTGGTCACCCCAGAACATCTTCCCTATCCCTGTACACTGTTAGCTTTATAACCAAGCCAGCGAAACCAAATAGAACAAATATGATAGTTTGGAATAAACTGTGTAATTACATGTAGGAGATTGGGGACTAGAGCATAGGTTGGGACTCAGGAGGATAACCCAGGGAGATGAGAGATTGATAAAATATAAACTCACAAGAACCATCACATTGTTGTTTACGAGTTTTCCCTTGTTTTACTTCTTGACATCAGAAAGACATACAATTATCTCCTCACCAGTAACCTACATATCGGTCTGCTCAAACCACATCCGGAATATAGTTCCTATTCCACCATTATCTATGTACTCTAGAAGCAAGATTGGGAGGCATCCCTACAACACAGTTTTGAGGTCCTCATGGCTTTCGTTGTCGAAGAGTGAAAAGGATCTCACGAGTACTCCAATACTCCATACGTCAAACTATATTCTTAAATCAGCCCTTATATAGGAGCACTTGCTTGATCCCTGAGTAATGACCAAAGGATACTAATTCGACCTCTAATTCTAATCCAATCTCTTTCATATTTAAATAAAATTCCATATTTATTCCAATAGAAGCTCTTACTTGATCCATGTACTACATAACAGTGTCTGACTTTAAATGTTCAACAAAGCAGTAACACTGTCACCAGAGCATTAACGTTTCCATTGACAATAACTGCACCAGTTCCCCACTACTAGTTTATTACAACTGTATTAAGCATTCGGCATTAACAATTGCTAGTACTCCTACTATTTAACAACCACCAATGACACTGGTCGGTTTTACTGGAGTACCAAATAAACCACCTCCTAAACCATTTTACATGGTAAATCGGTCCGTCTATTGGTGTATGGTCAACTAAGGCAAGCACACAACAATTCCAAAAACTCAGTATCCGCTATTCTACGCATATGTCCAGTTGATCCACACACGCAAACTAACAACACCAATTGAGCGAGCAAGCAAGCAACCAACCAACCACCGGTCCGCGTAGACTCACTTGTACGAGCAGGAGGCGCAGAATTGCAGCTCCACAGTCGTGCCGAATCCAGCTCCTCCGTCCAGATTGGGCTTCTGGGGTATCACCAAAACAACACGTCAGCTCTGCGGCCCAGATCGGAGCGACAGAATTCCGGGCTAGGGTCTTACGACAAGGGGAAAAGGAAATCCGGGCTAGGGTTTACGACCTACCAGtatggcagcggcagcggggtccGGGTGATGGTGGTGCGGCGGGTGGGGGTGGTGGGGCGGATGCGGGTGGGGGTGATGGGGCGGATGAGGGTGGGGGTGGTGCGGGGgttggccatgagggtggcggaggtggggaggcggcggcgcgaagaTGTGGGAGAGGTCGGAGATGAAGAGCAGCGCGGGGAGGCCGACGAGGAGGAGCTGCACGCGGTCCATCGCC encodes:
- the LOC123445042 gene encoding selT-like protein — its product is MAMDRVQLLLVGLPALLFISDLSHIFAPPPPHLRHPHGQPPHHPHPHPPHHPHPHPPHHPHPPHHHHPDPAAAAILKPNLDGGAGFGTTVELQFCASCSYKGNAMTMKRMLETSFPGINVFLHNYPPAFPKRVLSKIMPVIQVGAIATIMAGDQIFPRLGITPPPLFYSLRANRFGTMATIWLFGNFAQSFLQSSGAFEVYCNGDLVFSKLAEQRFPSEFELRDLIGSRLPSSPFGKNMGNALS